Proteins from a genomic interval of Thermoanaerobacterium thermosaccharolyticum DSM 571:
- a CDS encoding head-tail adaptor protein, whose protein sequence is MSFGKMKTFVDIISTKPVKDSEGFAEKGDVILASVRAYKEDRHGSEKWANRAAFSQASALFRFRRIPNLEVTTDLVLVCRDGRYNIISVEDVKGRGMYIEVLAEKVKSSKA, encoded by the coding sequence ATGAGCTTTGGGAAAATGAAAACTTTCGTGGACATTATCTCAACCAAGCCGGTTAAGGATAGTGAGGGGTTTGCTGAAAAAGGTGATGTTATTCTCGCTTCGGTAAGGGCATACAAGGAAGATAGGCATGGCAGTGAAAAATGGGCAAACAGGGCGGCGTTTTCGCAGGCGTCTGCCCTGTTCCGCTTCCGTAGGATCCCTAACCTGGAAGTTACCACAGATCTTGTACTCGTTTGCCGCGATGGCCGGTACAACATTATCAGTGTTGAGGACGTAAAAGGACGCGGAATGTATATTGAGGTGCTTGCGGAAAAGGTGAAATCAAGCAAAGCATAA
- a CDS encoding distal tail protein Dit has translation MGFIYNGISSQSMKIRARLTKWQISPALRNSFETVPGKAGIADFGCDISERNIIISCSVLPQRSFADLVSVLDNVAEWLNPENGLKQLVIDDLPDRYFMARLSEAVDCERILRTAGSFELRFVCPDPYAYALEDEVFVLSETGLHELERVKGNADSNPVYLLKGLISTSSSSYISLITNGEELLIVGSLSEGETLIVDSGMVTAKVIDETGGTLRNGLPSLQDLNFPILRKGVNHIEIAAENATFTELKIQAKSRWR, from the coding sequence ATGGGATTTATCTACAATGGAATATCGTCGCAAAGTATGAAAATACGAGCAAGACTTACCAAATGGCAGATCTCCCCTGCCCTGCGCAATTCCTTTGAAACTGTGCCGGGCAAAGCAGGTATTGCAGATTTTGGCTGCGATATATCAGAACGAAACATAATAATTAGCTGTAGTGTGCTTCCCCAGCGCAGTTTTGCCGATCTTGTATCGGTTCTTGATAATGTTGCAGAATGGTTAAATCCGGAAAACGGGCTTAAGCAACTTGTTATAGATGATTTGCCCGACCGATATTTCATGGCTCGCTTATCAGAAGCGGTTGACTGTGAGCGGATATTGCGGACAGCGGGCAGCTTTGAACTTCGGTTTGTTTGTCCCGACCCATATGCTTATGCGTTGGAAGATGAGGTATTTGTTCTTTCTGAAACAGGTCTGCATGAATTGGAGAGGGTTAAAGGAAATGCGGATTCCAATCCGGTTTATCTCTTGAAGGGTTTGATATCAACGTCCTCATCAAGCTATATTTCGCTTATTACAAACGGCGAGGAATTGCTAATTGTTGGCTCATTATCTGAAGGTGAGACTCTGATTGTCGACTCCGGCATGGTAACAGCTAAGGTTATTGATGAAACAGGCGGAACCTTGAGAAATGGCCTTCCCAGCCTGCAGGATCTGAATTTTCCAATTCTCAGGAAAGGGGTTAATCATATTGAGATTGCCGCAGAAAACGCGACCTTTACTGAGTTAAAAATACAGGCAAAAAGCAGATGGAGATAA
- a CDS encoding AbrB/MazE/SpoVT family DNA-binding domain-containing protein — MNVPIVDNAKVMAKGQITLPKDIRSKLRLSTGDRVTLICEEDRVILMNSAVYAMKMLQKEMEGEAEKAGIRNDDDVMDLVKDVRAEIEGL; from the coding sequence ATGAACGTTCCCATAGTTGATAATGCAAAGGTAATGGCAAAAGGCCAGATCACGCTGCCAAAAGATATCCGCTCCAAACTTCGCCTTTCCACCGGAGACCGCGTCACCCTCATTTGCGAGGAAGACCGGGTTATCCTTATGAACTCCGCTGTCTACGCCATGAAAATGCTACAGAAAGAAATGGAGGGCGAAGCGGAAAAAGCCGGGATCCGCAATGATGACGATGTTATGGATCTGGTGAAGGACGTCCGCGCGGAGATTGAAGGTCTATGA
- a CDS encoding phage holin family protein, whose protein sequence is MKTVWNWVQAVFTAIGGFLGWFLGGLDGFLYALIAFVVIDYVTGVMCAIVDRKLSSEVGAKGIFKKVLIFVLVGVGHIIDSQVLGNGGAIRTAVIFFYLSNEGISILENAAHIGLPIPEKLKNALEQLHGRSNEEDEKK, encoded by the coding sequence ATGAAAACAGTATGGAACTGGGTGCAGGCGGTTTTTACTGCTATTGGCGGATTTCTTGGCTGGTTTCTTGGAGGGCTGGATGGATTTTTATATGCGCTCATCGCTTTTGTGGTCATTGACTATGTGACCGGCGTGATGTGTGCCATTGTAGACAGAAAGCTTTCGAGTGAAGTCGGTGCCAAGGGCATCTTTAAGAAGGTGCTTATTTTTGTACTTGTGGGTGTGGGACACATCATCGACAGCCAGGTGCTCGGCAACGGCGGGGCAATCCGGACAGCGGTGATTTTCTTTTACCTGAGTAACGAGGGCATTTCAATTCTTGAAAATGCAGCACATATAGGACTGCCCATTCCTGAAAAGCTGAAAAACGCATTGGAACAACTGCATGGCCGCTCAAATGAGGAGGATGAAAAGAAATGA
- a CDS encoding phage tail spike protein produces the protein MAIKSILTNQEDFTGEFPVTSRTSALWRFNEKTPDENLQLIDSSGHGRHFTISGWSGTSANLIAGRFGRYFRQNIVNPTSEKTHLIAENDGSFFSNLGEKIVVGGWINPTTYSVGQTYIPIFNTRQGPGQPIFYVSLYQGRLRLMLYNSSGTLIYDQSETATITLKNGGWYFIASIIEVNNKKVQNIICDRSDGATWVSPVRSFSGELNRECIADIIMGMHANTYYYAGGFDDWFLETDSQLTADDLLLYFKSSLHANGGDAASDVDALAEPGTVTLKATDGEYPASGVLYTRAVSCALSGSGRVAVVSEYTAGVTSVSLVETSTSDDLEEWSAWQAVGTSGELQSPNRQYIRFRVTLTSSDPLRTPKLLEIQLHDIPKAPYEKLGFARPVILDKNGAWEAVLENAFDIIVTGEVNGADTLEFKLPFHDPKRSTLENEKQVQIVNDIYRIRTLTDNKSEDGRVITQVYAEAVFYDLSFSAEKEPREFNADTADVPMQYALLGTGWTVGNVTVTTKRTWQCTEKNALSILRAVQNIYGGDLVFDSANCQVHLLTFSGTDSGALFSYRKNLKSIQRVVDTRELVTRLYAYGKDGLTFASINGGKEYVEDYTFSSEVRVSTLDCSSFTNPYQMLEYAKMRLAEYSKPRVSYVLSAMDLSALTGYEHEAWKLGDIVTVDDKELGLLVKTRVVRRQYNLQEPWKTVIELSTKLRELGDSSAQWDKAADALSSAELINRQEIKDMVPFNHLRNSRADDGFAYWVNSGFEVDTENGVSGTASFKAVGVPGMTKSLSQTVYPATRKSYTFSAQIASENLEKGENGQVGVEIVIEYEDGTTETRFIDLI, from the coding sequence ATGGCGATAAAATCAATCCTGACAAACCAAGAGGATTTTACCGGTGAGTTTCCTGTAACATCAAGGACGTCTGCTTTATGGCGATTTAATGAAAAAACACCAGACGAAAATCTTCAGCTTATAGACTCATCGGGACATGGCAGACATTTTACCATCTCCGGCTGGTCAGGTACATCAGCAAACCTTATTGCTGGAAGATTCGGAAGATACTTTAGGCAAAATATTGTTAATCCGACTTCTGAAAAGACCCATCTTATAGCAGAAAATGATGGGAGTTTCTTTAGCAATCTGGGCGAAAAGATTGTTGTAGGCGGTTGGATTAATCCTACCACCTATTCGGTTGGCCAGACATATATACCCATATTCAATACCCGCCAAGGACCTGGTCAGCCAATTTTTTATGTTTCACTTTATCAAGGAAGACTTAGGCTGATGTTGTATAACTCCTCCGGCACACTAATTTACGACCAGAGTGAAACGGCTACCATTACCTTGAAAAATGGCGGCTGGTATTTTATCGCTTCCATCATTGAAGTAAACAACAAAAAGGTACAGAACATCATATGCGATCGCAGCGACGGGGCAACCTGGGTGTCGCCTGTGCGTTCCTTTTCGGGAGAATTGAACCGGGAATGTATAGCAGACATTATTATGGGTATGCATGCAAATACCTACTACTATGCCGGAGGCTTTGATGACTGGTTTCTGGAAACGGACTCACAGCTTACAGCTGATGATTTGCTGTTATATTTTAAGTCGTCTTTACATGCAAACGGTGGGGATGCGGCTTCGGATGTAGATGCTTTGGCAGAGCCTGGCACAGTCACCCTAAAAGCAACAGATGGCGAGTATCCTGCAAGTGGCGTACTTTATACAAGGGCGGTTTCATGTGCTTTATCAGGTAGCGGCCGTGTAGCTGTCGTAAGCGAATATACTGCAGGTGTTACGTCAGTGTCTTTAGTAGAGACCAGCACAAGCGATGATCTTGAAGAATGGTCTGCATGGCAGGCTGTGGGAACCAGCGGTGAACTTCAATCGCCAAATCGGCAATATATAAGGTTCCGTGTTACCCTTACCAGCAGCGATCCGTTGAGGACGCCAAAACTTCTGGAAATACAGCTTCATGATATACCGAAAGCGCCCTATGAGAAATTAGGCTTTGCCCGTCCTGTGATTTTGGACAAAAACGGAGCATGGGAAGCTGTTCTTGAAAATGCCTTTGATATCATTGTCACTGGTGAGGTGAACGGCGCGGATACGCTGGAATTCAAGCTTCCGTTCCATGATCCAAAAAGAAGCACACTGGAAAATGAAAAACAAGTGCAAATCGTAAATGACATTTACCGGATCCGAACTTTAACGGACAATAAAAGCGAAGATGGGCGTGTTATTACGCAAGTATATGCTGAAGCGGTATTTTACGATCTGTCTTTCAGTGCGGAAAAAGAACCTAGAGAATTCAATGCAGATACTGCAGATGTTCCGATGCAATATGCACTCCTTGGTACAGGTTGGACAGTAGGAAATGTTACTGTCACTACGAAACGGACATGGCAGTGTACAGAAAAAAATGCCTTATCCATCCTTCGCGCCGTACAGAATATTTATGGCGGCGATCTGGTGTTTGACAGCGCCAACTGCCAGGTACACCTTTTGACTTTTAGTGGTACTGATAGCGGAGCGCTTTTTTCATATAGAAAGAATTTGAAAAGTATTCAGCGGGTAGTCGATACACGCGAATTAGTGACAAGGCTCTATGCTTATGGAAAGGACGGATTGACCTTCGCTTCAATTAATGGAGGTAAGGAATACGTGGAAGATTACACTTTTTCCAGTGAAGTGAGGGTGTCGACGCTTGATTGTTCGTCGTTTACAAATCCGTATCAGATGCTGGAATATGCAAAAATGCGGCTTGCAGAATATTCGAAGCCTCGCGTTTCTTATGTACTGTCTGCAATGGATTTATCTGCGCTAACCGGTTATGAGCACGAAGCATGGAAACTGGGTGATATTGTTACAGTGGACGATAAAGAACTAGGCCTTTTGGTAAAGACTCGTGTTGTGAGAAGGCAGTATAACTTGCAGGAGCCATGGAAAACAGTGATTGAGCTTTCAACTAAACTGCGGGAACTCGGCGATTCTTCAGCACAGTGGGACAAGGCAGCGGATGCGCTGTCCTCAGCAGAGTTGATAAACCGTCAGGAAATTAAAGATATGGTACCATTCAACCATCTGCGCAATTCCAGAGCGGATGATGGTTTTGCCTACTGGGTCAATTCCGGCTTTGAAGTGGATACTGAGAATGGTGTTTCGGGAACTGCTTCCTTCAAGGCTGTTGGTGTACCTGGTATGACAAAGAGTCTGTCACAGACGGTATACCCAGCAACACGTAAAAGTTATACATTTTCAGCGCAGATTGCTTCCGAAAACCTTGAAAAGGGCGAAAACGGCCAAGTTGGTGTTGAGATAGTCATTGAATACGAGGACGGTACAACAGAAACAAGATTTATAGACCTGATTTGA
- a CDS encoding phage major capsid protein, which yields MSKILELREKRAKVWEAAKAFLDSKRGNDGLLSPEDTATYEKMEADVIALGKEIERLERQAAIDLELSKPLNIPITDKPTSISGNNEKTGRASDEYRQSFWNMMRGRRKYDVHNALQIGEDTEGGYLVPDDFERTLVEALEEENIFRQIANVITTSSGDKKIPVVASKGTASWVDEEGQIPESDDSFAQVSIGAYKLATMIKVSEELLNDSVFNLEQYIAKEFARRIGAKEEEAFFIGDGSGKPTGILADNGGGEIGVTAASATAITLDEIMDLFYSLKSPYRRNAVFIMNDSTIKAIRKLKDNNGQYLWQPSVTAGTPDTILNRPVKTSAFMPAIAAGAKTIVFGDFSYYWVADRQGRVFKRLNELYAATGQVGFMATQRVDGKLVLSEAVKILQQKSA from the coding sequence ATGAGCAAAATACTGGAACTGCGTGAAAAACGCGCTAAAGTATGGGAAGCTGCTAAAGCTTTCCTCGACAGCAAACGCGGGAACGACGGACTGCTTTCACCGGAGGATACCGCGACTTATGAAAAAATGGAAGCCGACGTTATTGCGCTGGGCAAAGAAATAGAGCGTCTTGAGCGTCAGGCTGCCATAGATTTGGAACTGTCAAAACCGTTGAATATTCCTATTACAGACAAACCCACTTCCATATCTGGCAACAATGAAAAAACCGGACGTGCCAGCGATGAGTACAGGCAGTCTTTCTGGAACATGATGCGCGGCAGGCGCAAATATGACGTACACAACGCGCTGCAGATTGGAGAGGACACCGAAGGTGGATATCTTGTTCCCGACGACTTTGAGCGTACTCTTGTGGAAGCGCTGGAGGAGGAGAATATCTTTAGGCAGATTGCCAATGTTATTACCACGTCCAGCGGTGACAAGAAAATTCCTGTGGTGGCAAGCAAGGGTACTGCATCCTGGGTGGATGAGGAAGGCCAGATTCCCGAAAGCGACGATTCCTTTGCTCAGGTATCCATCGGCGCATATAAGCTGGCTACTATGATCAAGGTGTCAGAGGAATTGTTAAACGACAGTGTATTTAACCTTGAACAGTATATCGCCAAAGAGTTCGCCCGCCGAATCGGAGCAAAAGAGGAGGAAGCATTTTTTATCGGCGACGGATCTGGCAAGCCAACCGGTATCTTGGCGGATAACGGCGGTGGCGAGATAGGAGTAACTGCGGCGAGTGCAACAGCCATTACCCTTGACGAGATCATGGACTTGTTCTACAGCCTAAAGTCTCCGTACCGCAGGAACGCTGTATTCATTATGAATGATTCGACAATTAAAGCTATAAGGAAGCTCAAAGACAACAACGGTCAGTATCTCTGGCAGCCTTCTGTAACTGCTGGAACACCGGATACTATCCTCAATCGTCCAGTTAAAACTTCTGCATTTATGCCAGCCATTGCCGCCGGAGCAAAAACGATTGTATTCGGCGATTTTTCTTATTACTGGGTGGCAGACCGTCAGGGCAGGGTTTTTAAGCGGCTTAATGAGTTGTATGCTGCGACCGGACAAGTTGGATTCATGGCAACCCAGCGTGTAGATGGCAAGCTGGTACTGTCTGAAGCAGTCAAGATACTGCAGCAGAAATCAGCTTAA
- a CDS encoding putative toxin-antitoxin system toxin component, PIN family — MRVLIDTNILISASLSCEGTPYQAYIKAVTHPNHGMVCDQNIDELRRVYNRKFPHKIQALERFLAIALTVLEVVPTPAVDVSDEALVRDASDRPILRAAIAVKADVLVTGDRDFLESGITNPKIVTAAEFLQME; from the coding sequence ATGAGAGTGTTAATTGACACCAACATCCTGATCTCCGCTTCCTTGAGCTGCGAAGGAACGCCTTATCAGGCGTACATTAAAGCTGTAACACACCCCAACCATGGTATGGTTTGCGATCAAAACATCGATGAGCTTCGCCGGGTATACAACCGGAAATTCCCCCATAAGATCCAGGCGCTTGAACGCTTTTTGGCGATTGCGCTTACTGTTCTTGAAGTTGTTCCAACTCCCGCAGTTGACGTGTCGGATGAGGCGCTTGTCCGGGACGCATCCGACAGGCCAATACTCAGGGCGGCCATTGCGGTAAAAGCTGACGTGCTTGTAACCGGAGACAGGGATTTCCTTGAATCCGGCATAACAAACCCAAAGATCGTAACAGCGGCAGAGTTTTTGCAAATGGAATAA
- a CDS encoding HK97 gp10 family phage protein — MAKVEVKMPEEFLLKLSRLGERTDEIIPKVLEAGGEVVLSKVKSNLQSVIGRGTKYPSRATGELVNALGLSPAKQDRDGNHNIKIGFTEPRKDGESNAKIANIIEYSKSGQPPRPFLKPAKSATRKSCIEVMKSRLEQELGRI; from the coding sequence GTGGCTAAGGTGGAAGTTAAAATGCCGGAAGAGTTCTTGCTCAAGTTATCCAGACTTGGAGAAAGAACAGACGAAATCATACCTAAGGTGCTGGAAGCAGGCGGGGAAGTGGTTCTTTCAAAAGTGAAGTCCAATCTTCAGTCAGTTATCGGGAGAGGCACTAAATATCCGTCCAGAGCAACCGGTGAATTGGTAAATGCTTTGGGACTCTCTCCTGCCAAACAGGACAGGGATGGAAACCATAACATAAAAATCGGCTTTACTGAACCAAGGAAGGATGGGGAAAGCAATGCGAAGATTGCTAATATTATTGAGTATAGCAAGTCCGGGCAGCCTCCAAGGCCCTTTTTGAAACCGGCAAAATCAGCTACAAGGAAGTCCTGCATCGAAGTAATGAAGTCAAGACTGGAACAGGAGCTGGGTCGTATATGA
- a CDS encoding head-tail connector protein: MELLEKVKANLILQHNEDDALLQEYIKAAVAYAESYQKKPEGYYAENPMLPTTEQAVIMLSSHFYESRDGSTAGFFGDSVQAGQQVWNTVNLLLRLDRDWKI; the protein is encoded by the coding sequence ATGGAACTTTTGGAGAAGGTTAAAGCAAACCTCATATTGCAACACAACGAAGATGATGCACTTTTACAAGAGTATATCAAAGCCGCAGTGGCCTATGCAGAAAGTTACCAGAAAAAGCCGGAAGGATATTATGCCGAAAACCCAATGCTGCCTACTACTGAGCAGGCTGTCATTATGCTGTCGAGCCATTTTTATGAAAGCAGGGATGGCTCGACGGCTGGCTTTTTTGGGGATAGTGTGCAGGCAGGACAGCAGGTATGGAATACAGTTAATCTATTGCTGCGGCTTGACCGGGATTGGAAGATATAG
- a CDS encoding glycosyl hydrolase family 18 protein produces MRDFLKGKRCMVWSFMGNARMYEALRDYGDRLDTVGIFTFEVDATGTITETGTSISSMLPYIQKWPHIKWLLTIMNHGIANIFTTLRNNENGAKDKFLTEIIRIMNKYPWCAGVDIDLERGGGYENKDAANALFRDIYNTVKSYDATKLVNICLPGMTGVQGSVGGENWCVYADLNDYCDTAAIMSYGMAWAGSAPGPVSPRDWLEGIYDYAVSVMSPNKIFMGLPAYGWNWRIHDTPENLGITYRGVSNTYYAAKYWMTGVYNFTGDAPPQPFIPIVAYWDDYNKVPWALPHVYDYMEGWDAVSWEYPLLKGVYNRRRYLTSYGKEQKAEFGTIYIDRNGVPDEYEGNVIITDEMASLGDDQASAEYRFEIREAGYYDIAVQLCFPYWDKNAIIVSLDGISKTFSENRLWWPYWRRVCWLTLAKGVFLQEGTHAVSISGGVPGVQFYGFRVCSGFSEYPFAGEASFMLSPRRFKDVNGVMVEPDRGFKLTFEMLRRKPDSALIWYEDFRDRNILPENYWTVLDGEWDVWQDPDSTENRPYSQLEGYGKLAWKYDGFSDIHIRARLAFPQNSSGRAVVFLGDIFCCLNYDTQRVELYQGTSLLGSYSASFSKTADADLRANPNMYTIEMRKRGNKVRVYSGAASTLRFTVNVNGGSGYAGYCSDNRTVCELLRLGDAWVYEPYERFDVELPDGTKTSFGRLARTGVTWDDEFQVFSVNGDVEESATRSVDISMDYDFFHSQLLTLSCGNDYEVKIIPKDINIWISRLFLGDADGFSILYYQDVDSLVYWANEAAYRWKLRGIAIWSLGQEDMRLWEALPKQI; encoded by the coding sequence GTGAGGGATTTCTTAAAAGGCAAACGGTGCATGGTGTGGAGTTTTATGGGAAATGCCCGAATGTATGAAGCACTTAGAGACTATGGCGACCGCCTTGATACGGTAGGCATTTTTACTTTTGAGGTTGACGCAACAGGTACAATCACTGAAACCGGTACCAGCATCAGCAGCATGCTTCCGTATATTCAGAAATGGCCGCACATTAAGTGGTTGCTCACTATTATGAATCATGGAATAGCCAATATTTTTACTACACTTCGCAACAACGAAAACGGTGCAAAGGATAAGTTTCTCACTGAAATCATCCGAATAATGAACAAGTATCCATGGTGCGCTGGGGTAGATATTGACCTTGAGCGCGGTGGAGGTTATGAAAACAAGGATGCGGCGAATGCTTTATTTAGGGATATATACAATACAGTTAAGTCTTATGATGCAACAAAGCTTGTCAACATCTGCCTTCCGGGTATGACCGGCGTTCAAGGCTCAGTGGGCGGTGAAAACTGGTGTGTTTATGCCGATCTTAACGACTATTGCGATACCGCCGCTATCATGAGCTATGGCATGGCATGGGCGGGCTCTGCTCCCGGCCCGGTATCTCCTCGTGACTGGCTTGAGGGCATATATGATTATGCTGTTTCCGTTATGTCACCCAACAAGATATTCATGGGGTTGCCTGCTTATGGCTGGAACTGGAGGATTCATGATACACCTGAAAACCTCGGAATAACCTATCGAGGAGTGTCTAATACCTACTATGCGGCAAAATACTGGATGACTGGGGTTTACAATTTCACAGGCGATGCACCGCCCCAGCCGTTTATTCCAATTGTGGCTTACTGGGATGACTATAACAAAGTACCTTGGGCTCTTCCTCATGTATATGACTATATGGAAGGATGGGATGCTGTATCTTGGGAATATCCGCTGCTAAAAGGGGTTTACAACAGGCGAAGATATTTGACAAGCTATGGCAAGGAGCAGAAAGCGGAGTTCGGAACCATTTATATTGACAGGAACGGAGTTCCGGATGAATACGAAGGAAATGTCATTATTACTGATGAGATGGCCTCACTTGGAGATGACCAGGCGTCAGCAGAGTACCGTTTTGAGATAAGAGAAGCGGGATATTACGATATTGCAGTACAGCTTTGCTTTCCTTACTGGGACAAAAATGCGATTATCGTTTCCCTTGATGGTATATCAAAGACTTTCAGCGAGAACCGTTTATGGTGGCCATACTGGAGAAGAGTTTGCTGGTTGACACTTGCAAAAGGTGTATTTCTCCAAGAGGGAACGCATGCTGTCAGCATAAGTGGTGGTGTGCCGGGAGTCCAGTTTTACGGTTTTAGGGTTTGCAGTGGATTTTCGGAGTATCCCTTTGCCGGTGAAGCCAGCTTTATGCTCTCTCCTCGTCGGTTCAAGGATGTAAATGGTGTGATGGTTGAGCCGGATCGAGGGTTTAAACTGACCTTTGAAATGTTGCGAAGAAAACCCGACTCGGCGCTTATTTGGTATGAGGATTTTCGAGACAGGAACATCCTGCCTGAAAACTACTGGACTGTGCTGGATGGCGAATGGGATGTTTGGCAAGACCCAGACAGCACAGAAAACCGTCCATATTCCCAGCTTGAGGGATATGGCAAACTTGCATGGAAATACGACGGGTTTTCCGATATTCATATCCGGGCAAGGCTGGCCTTCCCTCAAAATAGCAGCGGAAGGGCTGTGGTATTCCTTGGTGATATTTTCTGCTGCTTAAATTATGACACGCAAAGAGTCGAGCTTTATCAAGGTACTTCCTTGCTTGGCAGCTACTCCGCCAGTTTCTCAAAAACTGCAGATGCCGATCTTCGTGCTAATCCAAATATGTATACCATAGAGATGCGAAAACGCGGCAATAAGGTAAGAGTATATTCCGGTGCAGCTTCAACCCTGCGTTTCACAGTGAATGTAAACGGTGGCAGCGGTTATGCAGGATACTGTTCGGACAACCGGACGGTATGCGAGTTGCTGCGGCTGGGCGATGCGTGGGTATATGAACCATATGAGCGTTTTGATGTGGAGCTTCCGGATGGCACTAAAACCAGCTTTGGCAGGCTTGCTCGCACTGGTGTCACGTGGGATGATGAATTTCAGGTGTTTTCAGTAAACGGCGACGTGGAGGAATCGGCAACCCGCAGTGTGGACATTTCGATGGACTATGATTTTTTCCACTCACAGCTTTTGACGCTTTCCTGCGGTAATGACTATGAAGTAAAAATCATACCAAAAGACATCAATATCTGGATATCCCGACTTTTCCTCGGAGATGCAGATGGTTTTTCTATTCTGTATTATCAGGATGTGGACAGCCTCGTTTACTGGGCAAATGAAGCGGCTTATCGATGGAAACTGCGAGGTATAGCCATCTGGTCGCTTGGGCAGGAGGATATGCGGCTGTGGGAGGCGCTTCCGAAGCAAATATAG
- a CDS encoding major tail protein: MATIGLDRLYYAKITENENGEETYDTPVPLAKAITAELSVELAEATLYADDGAAEVVKEFQSGTLTLGVADIGADAAEVLTGATLDDNKVLISTSEDGGAPVAIGFRAKKANGKYRYFWLYRVKFGIPATNLQTKGDSITFSTPTIEGTVMRRNKPDGQGKHPWKAEVSEDDPGVLPEIINNWYTEVYEPVFAVGGGSE; the protein is encoded by the coding sequence ATGGCCACAATCGGACTGGACAGGTTATATTATGCCAAAATAACCGAGAATGAAAACGGAGAAGAGACCTATGACACGCCTGTTCCGCTGGCTAAGGCTATTACGGCAGAACTTTCTGTGGAGCTGGCAGAGGCAACACTTTATGCCGATGACGGGGCGGCAGAAGTGGTCAAGGAATTTCAAAGCGGTACCCTGACTCTTGGCGTTGCAGATATCGGAGCAGACGCTGCTGAGGTTTTGACGGGAGCCACCCTTGATGACAATAAGGTGCTGATTTCCACCAGTGAGGATGGAGGTGCGCCTGTGGCAATTGGCTTTAGAGCCAAGAAAGCTAACGGCAAGTACAGGTATTTTTGGCTTTACAGGGTGAAATTTGGAATCCCGGCGACAAATCTGCAAACGAAAGGTGATAGCATTACCTTTTCAACACCCACCATTGAAGGGACAGTCATGAGACGTAACAAACCAGATGGCCAGGGAAAGCACCCTTGGAAGGCAGAGGTCAGCGAAGACGATCCCGGAGTATTGCCTGAAATCATTAATAATTGGTATACGGAGGTTTATGAGCCGGTATTTGCTGTGGGAGGAGGCAGTGAATGA